One genomic window of Paenisporosarcina antarctica includes the following:
- a CDS encoding GGDEF domain-containing protein, with amino-acid sequence MKESIETALQIISEIKSNPINVKGHQFFISVSVGMTYVEHGKPLKVLVNEADMAMYDAKRNGGSILRVH; translated from the coding sequence ATGAAAGAGTCGATTGAAACTGCACTTCAAATCATAAGTGAAATAAAGTCAAACCCCATAAATGTTAAAGGTCATCAATTTTTCATATCAGTCAGTGTTGGAATGACTTATGTAGAGCACGGAAAACCTCTCAAAGTCTTAGTGAATGAAGCAGATATGGCTATGTATGATGCTAAACGTAATGGAGGTAGTATTCTGAGAGTTCATTAA